The following are encoded in a window of candidate division KSB1 bacterium genomic DNA:
- a CDS encoding type II toxin-antitoxin system HicB family antitoxin, with protein sequence MTEYKFTVFYEPAEEGGYLVSVPSMPEICTEGDTLEEARAMAEDAIRLVIESNIKRNEPIPEDVAIDQEPIKEQVAVKFAA encoded by the coding sequence ATGACAGAATATAAATTTACGGTGTTTTATGAACCGGCGGAAGAAGGCGGCTATCTGGTCAGTGTGCCGTCTATGCCGGAAATCTGCACTGAGGGTGACACCCTCGAAGAAGCGCGAGCGATGGCCGAGGATGCTATTCGTCTGGTCATCGAGAGCAATATAAAGCGGAACGAACCCATTCCGGAAGATGTCGCTATTGACCAAGAACCGATTAAAGAGCAAGTGGCAGTTAAGTTTGCGGCGTAA
- a CDS encoding type II toxin-antitoxin system HicA family toxin, translating to MAKLPIVKPKQVIAALERADFFIDHQTGSHARLIHQTESHRRVSVPMHNKDLKKGTLKNILRQAELSVEEFIKLL from the coding sequence ATGGCCAAGCTGCCCATTGTCAAACCTAAACAAGTTATTGCGGCACTGGAACGTGCCGATTTTTTTATAGACCACCAGACCGGCAGCCATGCCCGTCTCATTCATCAAACCGAATCCCACCGCCGCGTTTCTGTCCCTATGCATAACAAAGATTTAAAAAAGGGCACTCTCAAAAATATACTGCGCCAGGCCGAGCTGAGTGTCGAGGAGTTTATAAAACTCCTTTAG